The segment ATTCACTTCTCCTATAGAATCACATCTTccataaaatttatttaaaaaattactttcaactacaaaattattttcctcaaaaaattatttcctaaaaattttaaattagaaaagctctaccaaacaggctcTAACTCATTAAATGCCCTTGAATGTGTAAAGCCAAGACAACCCTGTAATCCAGTAAATTTAACGGGGCAGGCATCAACCATCATAGCCTGCGGCCGGGTTTCCATGCATCCAGATTCCAAGCTAATTAGCTCTGCATCCGATTGATGCATTGCGCCAATTAGATCGGTCCAATTAGGTTACCCCCTTTATCAACTGTCATAGCACAAGTAAAACCTCTCTATATTCATTTTCAAATATGTTTAACCTCTAcatttttttccaaatataagtccattatGGTTTCAAGgcccttttttattttatttttaaaatcgCTTAAATGCTACTCTACCTAATCTTTTCCTGTGTCATCTTTTCCATGtcttgtgtatatatatgtatgtgtgtgtatatatacacacatatagatatagatatatcgATCGATAGGCTATATTTTACTGGGCACTTTAGCGATTATTGAGGGTTAACACGGTTAATAGTGTAAACCCACAATCCATGGATGCGATTATTGAGGGTTAACACGGTTATTAGTGTAAACCCACAATCCATGGATTAAATAGGCACAAATATCACGCAAGCCCAGCCCAATATCACCGAACCCAGCCCAGGCCTCTACCTAGTCTCAGTCCAATCCAATTCTAATCTGAGCCCATATCAGGCCCAACTTGGCAGAAGCCCAAGCTGGCTTTGACTCTGCTTCAGAAATGTTGAGAGTTTGTGCTAgttttttatgtaatttttttagtgaggATGTGCTAAATGGACGGTCAGATGGTAAATACAATGGTTGTCATTGATATCATAGTTCCAGTCTTTAATTTAGATAAACCTAAAAGTTAGCATCTGTAAAggaaactaataaaaataacttGTAATGTTAACATGTATACATGAGAATGAGATGTATCCTAAACATTCTCAcattaagaaaagaaaagaaaatgtatttgacATATTCTCAACATATATGGGCCAAAAATGTTGCTGTCACTTTTCATCAAtattcgaaaaaaaaatcaaacacagTGTCAAAAATGAGCAAATTATCAccaacaaagcaaaaaaaataaaaatggccACAAAAGTAGCTGGAATGAGGTTTGAGTGAGAATAAAGCAGCTAGATATTGACGAATAAAGTGATAGCGAAATGCAAAGATGGCGGGAGAAAAACAAAAGGCAAAGCAAAAAATACGCATAATTGCAATACAAGAGCTGACCCTAGCTAGGCTAGGACAGAACCAACCATGCATGAACAAGGAAAGgaaagcaaaggaaaaaaaaaagagtgcaaAATAAATTCAGAGAAAGCTAAGGATCCATGCATGCACCTTTAATCTTTTTCCCCTTGGGAGACATATTCCTGGATCATCCAGCCTTGTATTGTTCTAAAGATCTCATGGAGGATGAACATTCCTTGTGATCTAGGGGGGACATTCAGTTGATAGAAAGAAAAGGCAGGGTGTCTTGCATATAGTACCTTAAACATCATTCTGTGTGCACTTTGCAGACTTAGCCAGCCAGCACTTTATAATATTCACCACCAAAAGAAGAGATTAGGACCTTTCTCCCCACATGAAAAAGGAGAATCTAATTCTAATTCCCAAAGTGATGATCTAATCCCAATTGATTCCATCATGTGCCCTAACTGCAGCCTTTTTTGTGTGCTGTTAAAGAAAGACttggcattttttttctttctttttaggtAAGCAGGAGAATGTTTGTGCCCTGAAGGACAAGAGCACTCACTCATTCACTAGTCACTACGCAAGTAGGCATGCACACCCAGCAACATTTCATTCAGTCAGACAGAGAAAGAAAAGTTGCAGGATCCAAAGCTTGGGCTAAGTGGCTGAGGCAGTAGTAATACCTTTGCACACACCAAGATGTTGGATGCGGTAGGTGCTAACTCAATCATGCCACTGGGCCAATTATGAGAATCTTTGCGATGACATCTTGTACTCATCTCTGTGCATGCTGCATATTTAAactgaattaaatttaaaaaagaCATCAGGCTTTCCTTGTCTTAATATAATCATGCAACTAATCCAGCCTGGGGCTCTGACCAAAAGGGAAAGTTCAACTAATCCTCCCCCCTAATCTGAGTATTGTTGGTTTCTGGTACCACCACTACATGAAATGTTTGACCCTTCAAAGCCTGCAAATTGCAGCGCTGATACTGCACATTTCCAGCAAGCATAAGATGATTGGTTCTTGGTCATGTGGGGTATCATTAGGACAAGGGGTGTGGTCAACTCCGAGGGCACAATGAGTCAATGATACACCCTGTGGCCTGTGTGATACAGACAAACCCACTATGCTCTGCTACAGTCTGATGACTGATACTGCATGCATGCTGCTAACACTGTTAGTTATGTCACTATAATTGCTGCCTTGagcatatattttttgttttctttataGAGACATCCGGTTGCAAGCGGTTGTAAATGATTAGGTGGCATTCTTCCGACCACCAAAGATTAGTTTATTTGTGTGCTTGTTTTGTCTGGCTTTCATGGTTTTGTCCTGTCAACGTCTGAAGCAATGGAAAGGTATAGCCATTAGGGGTTTTGCCCTGGGTTTTTTGGGACTCATACTGTTATGTCAGTAATctcaataataatatatatgtttttttatatttagcACCAATGTGTTTTTTAGTACCTAGTACTAATATGTGACTTGGGGAGTGCTATTTTTTTTGGAACGATTGCAATACTATTTTGTaggttaaaaataaaaagaatagacGCCGTTGTTATGGCTTGTGATCAAGAGGCAAAAACTTTCCATCATGAATAGGTTTATGCGTGAGAAATAAATACCAAGCACAAGGGTTTTGTGAATTCATAGCGCCCATGAGGGCATTAACTAAGTGCCTaactgcattttttttctttttctttggagacctctctctatctccactgccaaaagaaaaatcataGAGAAGGGTGACAAAACTATCAATCTTATGGGACTTGAAACAAAATATCAGTGTGGGCGTGCCCGTCTCTCTCTGACAGGCCACTGCCTCTCCTCGCTCACTCTCTCACCCTCCATCTCTCTCTGAAGTAAGCCTGGTTTCCTGATAGTGGAAGCAAAGAAAGCACCAGACACTACTATTTCTTTTGGTTATTACACCACAGGCAAAGCGCTAAACAATCCTACTACAACACACACAAactctcaatctctctctctcgtcccatccttgctctagctctgccttctccctcccctttccccttctctctcttcctctcgcCTCTAAGCCTCCTCCAtaagtgcccccccccccctcatctttctctctcttgttttcttttgtcgCCACATTGCAGTATGCCCTAGCCCCATAGCCCTAGTCACCTCACTGAGATGGTGGAAGCTGCAAAGGCTGGAAGCCTTGCCCCCCTTCTTCTTTGTCCTCTTGATTGCAGTCCAGGAGAGAAAAAGCTCTTGTGGTCTCTAAGACTCACATAAACACTGCAATAAACTTAAACACGAAACATCTGCAGCAGCATgagagctcctcctcctccttagcTTCTAGTCCTTGTTACTGTGTGTGTTTGGTTcaaggggaggagagaggaagagaggtaTGTTCCGTACCTAGCAAGGCGAGAGAGAGGGGGGTTCAAAGGCTGGTCCAGCCCATACATTTAGTGGACAAAGAAAATACTACAGTAGTGTGGAAGTAGTAGACTAGTAGCCAGTAAAAACCAGCACAAAGTAACCCTGCTGCCTGTCGGCAAGAACAGCTTCACTGTTCATCCTTGCTTCCATCCTTCTACTGCCTAGTGAGTAGCTTCTCCTTCCTTCCAAGTTGTAAtcttgtgtgcattgcatggcGAAGAGCCCAAGAAAGTAGGACATGGCAACTGCCTCAGCACAGATAACAATATTATTCTGTGGTCTAATTTGATTTGCAACTAGTTCTTGTTGATAAGGTCCCAACATCCCACAGACACCATGCACCTCACCTCAGCTGCCCttttgttctctctctctcttctctctctcttagtGCCGTCTATTGAGAGTCCCAAGAAACACTGAGAATTTTGTGGCATCCTTGTTAGTGAGTGAGCTCTGGGCGCCATTGGCCTTTTCTTTCTTGCACTCTCATCATGGTTTCCATTGTGCCGCTGCAGAGAAGAACAGAAGCATCgccagcagctgcagcagcaagaAGCATCTTCTCTATGGAGAGGCGCCGCCGAGAAGAGGACGGAGGAGGCATGGGTCTTTCTGGCACGCAAGGCGAGCTCCCGATCCCAATGCACGCCAACGTCGCCTCGCTCTACGTCGGCGTCGGCGGTGGGGCCAGTGGCGGCCATGTCCTGCAGCTGCACCATGATCACCATGGAAGCAACAATGGGCAGTCGTCTCCTGCGCTGCCGTCGCCGCCTGCCGCCGAGGAGGAGGGCTCCGGGAAGAAGCAAGCCGCGGTGGCCGGGGCTGGCATTGGCGGGGGCGGCGGGAACTCGGCGGTGAAGTACCGGGAGTGCCTCAAGAACCACGCGGCGGCCATCGGCGGTAACGCCACCGACGGGTGCGGCGAGTTCATGCCGAGCGGCGAGGAGGGCTCGCTGGAGGCGCTCAAGTGCTCTGCCTGCGGCTGCCACCGCAACTTCCACCGCAAGGAGGTCGACGACGACTTTGACGTAGGCCACGGCTGCGCCGCGCGCCGCCTACTCGCCTCCGCCATGCCGCACCACAAgaacggcggtggcggcggcggcggcgggctccTGGTCACCGCCGAGCCCTACGGCGCCTACGCCGCGGCGCGCTCattccctccgccgccgctgggGCACCCGCACCACCACCAGTACGTCATGCCGCTGAGCATGATGCACACCTCCGAGTCGGACGAGATGGACGGcgttggcggcggcgacgccaCGGCCGCCGCACGCGGCGGGGGCTCCTCGTCCAAGAAGCGGTTCCGCACCAAGTTCACCGCGGAGCAGAAGGCGCGCATGCTGGACTTCGCGGAGCGCATCGGGTGGCGCCTCCAGAAGCTCGACGATGGCATGGTGCAGGCCTTCTGCCAGGAGATTGGCGTGAAGCGCCGCGTGCTCAAGGTGTGGATGCACAACAACAAGCACAACCTCGCCACGAAGCTCCTCGAGGCCTCGCCGCAGGCGGTGCCAGCAATGCTCACGCCGCCGTCGCAGCCCGGGCCATCCTGCCACCATGGGCCCAGCTCCCCGCCGCCGCTCAAGCTCGAGTGACCGCCTTCCGTTTCCAGCCTGACAAAGAAGATGGACATGGTTGTTCTTGATCCCGTTAGCCTAGCAAATTAAACCAACCGCATCGCCATTTCACTGTTTCATTCCATCCATCGATCATCGAAGCAGACAAGAGAactgaaacaaaaaagaacaagcCAAGGTTATTATCgtctttgtttttttccttcttttgctGTTTATTGTTGTCATAAGCTAGGGGAGCAAGCATGAGCTGGGGAGGACATGCAGTGAACTG is part of the Phragmites australis chromosome 12, lpPhrAust1.1, whole genome shotgun sequence genome and harbors:
- the LOC133886104 gene encoding zinc-finger homeodomain protein 4-like isoform X1; the encoded protein is MVSIVPLQRRTEASPAAAAARSIFSMERRRREEDGGGMGLSGTQGELPIPMHANVASLYVGVGGGASGGHVLQLHHDHHGSNNGQSSPALPSPPAAEEEGSGKKQAAVAGAGIGGGGGNSAVKYRECLKNHAAAIGGNATDGCGEFMPSGEEGSLEALKCSACGCHRNFHRKEVDDDFDVGHGCAARRLLASAMPHHKNGGGGGGGGLLVTAEPYGAYAAARSFPPPPLGHPHHHQYVMPLSMMHTSESDEMDGVGGGDATAAARGGGSSSKKRFRTKFTAEQKARMLDFAERIGWRLQKLDDGMVQAFCQEIGVKRRVLKVWMHNNKHNLATKLLEASPQAVPAMLTPPSQPGPSCHHGPSSPPPLKLE
- the LOC133886104 gene encoding zinc-finger homeodomain protein 4-like isoform X2, with translation MERRRREEDGGGMGLSGTQGELPIPMHANVASLYVGVGGGASGGHVLQLHHDHHGSNNGQSSPALPSPPAAEEEGSGKKQAAVAGAGIGGGGGNSAVKYRECLKNHAAAIGGNATDGCGEFMPSGEEGSLEALKCSACGCHRNFHRKEVDDDFDVGHGCAARRLLASAMPHHKNGGGGGGGGLLVTAEPYGAYAAARSFPPPPLGHPHHHQYVMPLSMMHTSESDEMDGVGGGDATAAARGGGSSSKKRFRTKFTAEQKARMLDFAERIGWRLQKLDDGMVQAFCQEIGVKRRVLKVWMHNNKHNLATKLLEASPQAVPAMLTPPSQPGPSCHHGPSSPPPLKLE